One window from the genome of Candidatus Paceibacterota bacterium encodes:
- a CDS encoding DNA-directed RNA polymerase subunit beta produces the protein MPKKDLLPLRSTRRFFRKRREVVEPPFLIESQIQSYKWFIEKGLRELLEEVSPVVSFNKELELEFVDYYLDKVKYDEETSKKKNISYEAPLRCKVNLINKKTKASKEQEIYFGEFPIMTDRGTFVINGVERVVVSQLIKSPGVFFHYSSEKEEKKFFGAKLIPTRGAWLEIDTESSGAIFVRIDKKRKVAITSLMRAFGNGTDEQLLKLFSDVDTGEIKFITETIKKDVAKSQAEGFIEVYKRIRPGDLATSDNAKQLIEGMFFKFDRYDLGKVGRHKINQRLKIDLADKVEHRVFQPNDLILAVKEIIKLNNSINASADDIDHLGNRRTRSVGELIQERFRLGLMRVERNIKDRMSTIDSNTATPAQFINTRPLIAVIREFFMSSQLCQFMDQVNPLAELEHKRRLSAMGPGGLTRERAGFEVRDVHRSHYGRICPIQTPEGPNIGLVGHLSIYSKVNDFGFLETPYRKVVNGRVTDEVVYLDAAVEEEASIAHASVPTDESGKFTETEVQARIKGRPGIINAKEVDYADVSPNQAISVATSLIPFLEHDDAHRALMGSNMQRQAVSCILPDSPVVGTGLEMKAAVDSGHVILAKEPGEVVEVDGSHIKIKHKSGFDEYNLYNFVRSNSATSMTQHPRVGKGEMVKKGDILADGAATQNGELALGQNLLVSFVPWEGANFEDAIIISEKVVEDDRFSSIHIEDFSIDVRDTKLGPEVITRDIPNVGEEKLKDLDEDGIIRVGAEVRSGDILVGKITPKGESDLTAEERLLRSIFGEKARDVKDTSLYLQHGEQGKVVDIKIFSREQGDKLSSGIIKTIQVSVAQLRKVQVGDKLAGRHGNKGVISKILPVEDMPYLEDGTPVDVILNPLGVASRMNIGQILETHLGWAAQKLGYKVACPALDGITEGEIKRELEKAGLPTDGKVDLYDGKTGRKFDNKVTVGIVYIMKLNHLVEDKIHMRSIGPYSLITQQPLGGKAQFGGQRFGEMEVWALEGYGAAHTLQEVLTIKSDDVLGRSKAYESIIKGEKIKSPHVPASFHVLVNELKALALDVELMGAKKVEIPEEGIAEAEPKEAK, from the coding sequence ATGCCCAAAAAAGACCTGCTACCATTAAGATCAACGCGAAGATTTTTTAGAAAAAGAAGAGAAGTGGTGGAGCCGCCATTTCTGATCGAGTCGCAGATACAATCATATAAGTGGTTTATCGAAAAAGGACTCAGGGAACTTCTGGAAGAAGTTTCTCCGGTGGTCAGCTTTAATAAAGAACTGGAATTGGAATTTGTCGATTACTATCTCGACAAAGTAAAATACGACGAAGAAACATCAAAGAAGAAAAACATTTCATATGAAGCTCCGCTCCGATGCAAAGTGAACCTGATAAACAAGAAAACCAAAGCATCCAAGGAACAGGAAATATATTTTGGAGAATTTCCGATCATGACGGATCGGGGCACTTTTGTGATAAACGGAGTGGAGCGAGTCGTGGTGAGCCAGCTGATCAAATCGCCCGGCGTGTTTTTCCATTACTCGAGCGAGAAGGAAGAGAAAAAATTCTTCGGGGCGAAATTGATCCCGACGCGCGGCGCATGGCTTGAGATCGATACGGAATCCAGTGGAGCGATCTTTGTAAGGATCGACAAGAAAAGGAAAGTTGCAATAACATCCCTCATGAGAGCGTTTGGGAACGGTACTGACGAACAGCTCTTGAAGCTGTTCTCGGATGTTGATACGGGAGAGATCAAGTTTATAACCGAAACCATCAAGAAGGACGTCGCCAAATCACAGGCCGAAGGATTTATTGAGGTTTACAAAAGAATAAGGCCGGGAGACCTTGCGACATCTGACAATGCCAAGCAGTTGATCGAAGGCATGTTCTTCAAATTCGACAGGTATGATTTGGGAAAAGTCGGACGCCACAAGATCAACCAGAGATTGAAGATCGACCTTGCTGATAAAGTGGAGCATAGGGTTTTCCAGCCGAACGATCTTATTCTGGCGGTCAAGGAGATCATCAAATTGAATAATTCCATAAATGCTTCGGCAGACGATATCGATCATCTCGGAAACAGAAGAACGAGATCGGTCGGAGAGCTTATCCAGGAAAGGTTCCGCTTGGGGCTGATGAGGGTTGAAAGGAATATAAAGGACAGGATGAGCACCATAGATTCAAATACGGCGACCCCTGCTCAATTCATAAACACCAGGCCTCTCATTGCTGTGATCAGGGAGTTTTTCATGTCCAGCCAATTGTGCCAGTTCATGGATCAGGTCAATCCTCTTGCCGAGCTTGAACACAAAAGACGGCTTTCTGCCATGGGTCCGGGAGGACTCACAAGGGAAAGAGCCGGGTTCGAGGTGCGTGATGTGCACAGAAGCCATTATGGAAGGATCTGCCCGATTCAGACCCCTGAAGGTCCGAACATCGGATTAGTCGGACATCTTTCGATTTACAGCAAGGTGAATGATTTTGGTTTTTTGGAAACACCGTACAGGAAAGTTGTCAACGGAAGAGTTACAGACGAGGTTGTATATCTCGATGCGGCGGTTGAAGAAGAAGCTTCGATCGCGCATGCCAGCGTTCCCACTGACGAGAGCGGAAAGTTCACTGAAACGGAAGTACAAGCCAGGATCAAGGGCAGGCCGGGAATTATCAATGCGAAGGAAGTCGATTATGCCGATGTGTCTCCCAATCAGGCGATCAGCGTCGCAACATCTCTCATACCGTTCCTTGAACACGATGATGCGCACAGGGCGCTCATGGGTTCGAACATGCAACGACAAGCCGTGTCATGCATTTTGCCGGATTCTCCGGTTGTCGGAACCGGGCTTGAGATGAAAGCAGCAGTCGATTCGGGGCATGTGATCCTTGCCAAGGAGCCGGGAGAAGTCGTCGAGGTGGACGGTTCTCATATAAAGATAAAGCATAAATCAGGATTCGATGAATATAATCTATATAATTTTGTAAGGTCCAATTCCGCAACCTCTATGACCCAGCACCCAAGGGTCGGAAAAGGGGAGATGGTGAAAAAGGGAGATATCCTCGCCGATGGAGCCGCAACGCAGAACGGAGAACTTGCATTGGGCCAGAATCTTCTTGTTTCCTTCGTTCCGTGGGAAGGCGCGAATTTTGAGGACGCCATCATAATATCCGAAAAAGTTGTGGAAGATGACCGATTCAGTTCGATCCATATCGAAGATTTCTCAATCGATGTCAGGGATACCAAGCTGGGTCCGGAGGTCATCACCAGGGACATCCCGAACGTCGGAGAAGAAAAATTGAAAGATCTTGATGAAGACGGGATCATCCGAGTCGGAGCGGAAGTCAGGTCTGGAGATATTTTGGTCGGAAAGATAACGCCTAAAGGCGAAAGCGATCTGACTGCGGAAGAAAGATTACTCCGATCCATCTTCGGAGAAAAAGCGAGAGACGTGAAAGACACTTCATTGTATCTGCAGCACGGCGAACAGGGAAAAGTCGTCGATATCAAGATATTTTCAAGAGAGCAGGGAGACAAGCTTTCCTCGGGGATCATAAAAACGATCCAGGTCAGCGTGGCGCAGCTCAGGAAAGTACAGGTCGGAGACAAGCTTGCGGGGCGTCACGGGAACAAAGGTGTCATCTCGAAGATCCTTCCGGTTGAAGATATGCCATACCTCGAGGACGGAACCCCGGTTGATGTCATCCTGAATCCGTTGGGAGTCGCCAGCCGTATGAACATCGGCCAGATCCTTGAAACGCATCTTGGCTGGGCCGCTCAGAAGCTCGGTTATAAGGTTGCGTGCCCGGCGCTGGACGGAATAACCGAAGGGGAAATAAAACGCGAGCTTGAAAAAGCGGGACTTCCGACCGACGGAAAAGTTGATCTTTATGACGGCAAGACCGGGAGAAAATTCGACAACAAAGTGACGGTCGGGATCGTATATATAATGAAACTGAACCACTTGGTCGAGGACAAGATCCATATGAGGTCTATCGGTCCGTACTCTTTGATAACACAGCAGCCTCTCGGAGGAAAAGCGCAATTTGGCGGACAGAGATTCGGAGAAATGGAAGTCTGGGCGCTGGAAGGATATGGAGCGGCTCACACTTTGCAGGAAGTCCTGACCATAAAGTCGGACGATGTTCTCGGCAGGTCCAAGGCCTATGAATCGATAATCAAGGGAGAGAAGATCAAAAGTCCGCATGTTCCGGCTTCGTTCCATGTTCTTGTGAACGAGCTCAAGGCGCTTGCTCTCGACGTCGAGCTGATGGGTGCGAAGAAAGTTGAAATTCCGGAAGAGGGGATCGCGGAAGCCGAACCCAAGGAAGCAAAGTAG